One segment of Rhodothermales bacterium DNA contains the following:
- a CDS encoding class I SAM-dependent methyltransferase — MDPDYYRLVAAVEDEHWWYVARRRILSRVLLNLRLAAGARILDAGCGTGGNLQMLSQHGRVSAFEMEPYSREVAAGKRFGEVLTGSLPDDIPFDAATFDVVTALDVIEHIENDAGALRAIRGLLVPGGTLILTVPAYQFLWSSHDEVNHHCRRYTLSGVTDTLRKAGFDTVHATYFNTWLFPAIAATRLVGRVLPRSGQRSDLRLPPRIVNRLLTVVFGSEAWITSTHTLPFGVSILVVARPRP; from the coding sequence ATGGACCCCGACTATTATCGCCTGGTCGCTGCTGTCGAAGACGAACACTGGTGGTATGTCGCACGCCGTCGAATTCTCTCGCGAGTGCTGCTGAATCTGAGGCTTGCAGCCGGCGCACGAATACTCGACGCTGGATGCGGAACCGGCGGCAATCTTCAGATGCTCTCCCAACATGGCCGCGTCTCTGCCTTCGAGATGGAGCCGTACTCAAGAGAAGTCGCGGCAGGCAAACGGTTCGGCGAGGTTCTCACCGGGTCACTGCCGGATGACATCCCATTCGATGCAGCGACCTTTGATGTGGTAACGGCGCTCGATGTGATCGAGCACATTGAGAACGACGCCGGCGCGCTACGAGCGATTCGTGGGCTGCTCGTTCCGGGAGGCACGCTGATCCTCACCGTTCCCGCGTATCAATTCCTGTGGAGCTCCCACGACGAGGTGAATCATCACTGTCGACGATACACGCTCTCGGGAGTGACGGATACGTTGCGAAAGGCCGGATTTGACACAGTTCATGCCACCTACTTCAACACCTGGCTCTTCCCGGCGATTGCTGCCACGCGACTTGTCGGGCGTGTTTTGCCCCGGTCCGGGCAGCGCAGCGACCTGCGACTTCCTCCGCGCATCGTGAACCGGCTCCTCACCGTCGTCTTCGGATCCGAAGCGTGGATTACGTCCACGCACACCCTGCCGTTTGGCGTTTCCATTCTCGTCGTCGCTCGACCCCGTCCATAG